Proteins from a single region of Geothrix sp. PMB-07:
- the polA gene encoding DNA polymerase I has product MAEERLYLIDTFAFIFRAYFANPRLKNGAAYTFTRLVLQLLEKHKPTHIACVFDTPEPTFRHEIYPEYKANRDAMPEDLRPQIPMIRQLVEALSIPIVELPGFEADDVMGTLARESAAMGLPAVIVSPDKDLLQLVNDELRIQVLNTKDGEVWHDREGVKARMGVWPEQVVDFLSLLGDASDNVKGVPGIGEKGAAQLLEKFGSLDGVIAAKFELKPKQREGLEASLDPESGWLELTRRLVTVVTDLQLALHPKDLAYPGVDEARARETFKELGFQTLTKEFTQSAQQSGSARTYRAATTLADLETAVAACRTAGRFGLDTETTSIDPTRGHIVGLSLAWAPNEGLYVPLAHLKPATADTEGSLPGLLPDSGLPETLLDLRGDAVAFFAELAPHLDPRNLPFAEAQRILAPLLADPAVGKCGQNLKYDLQVFARHGLPVEGLADDSMILSFLLESGVRHNLDDLSVRLLDVKPIAFEEVVGKGKAQKRFDEAVFEQAVQYAAEDADLALRLCDKLREKLTDDQLKRLYADVDLPLVEVLAALEGHGVRLDLTVLSQLAMRMHGERERASARVIELAGEAFNLNSPTQLGAILFGKLGYKPVKFTGKTKAPSTDEDVLQELAENQGAEIARELLRHRQMVKLLGTYVEALPQMVNPVTGRVHTKLHQAVVASGRLASNDPNLQNIPIRTEEGRAIRGAFVPEPGWVLLDADYSQIELRVVAALAEDPVLLGAFAAGEDIHRRTASEVFNVPMEQVTSDQRSASKAVNFGLLYGQGAFALAANIGVSQKEAKAFIERYFERMPKVAAWIEGAKEKALAEGLVRTHWGRIRRIPELESPNKQFQAQGLREAVNTIVQGTAADLMRRAMVRLHRSLKAEGLRARLLLQVHDELLMEAPPEEVERASALLKEAMEGADDLGPLGVKLAAEVRTGDSWLACK; this is encoded by the coding sequence GTGGCTGAGGAACGCCTTTACCTGATCGACACCTTTGCCTTCATCTTTCGGGCGTACTTCGCCAATCCGCGGCTGAAGAACGGAGCGGCCTACACGTTCACACGGCTGGTGCTGCAGCTGCTGGAGAAGCACAAACCCACCCACATCGCCTGTGTGTTCGATACGCCAGAACCCACCTTCCGGCATGAGATCTATCCCGAGTACAAGGCCAACCGCGATGCCATGCCCGAGGATCTGCGTCCGCAGATCCCCATGATCCGCCAGCTGGTGGAGGCCCTCTCCATCCCCATCGTGGAGCTGCCTGGGTTCGAGGCGGATGATGTCATGGGCACCCTGGCGCGGGAATCCGCAGCCATGGGCCTGCCGGCGGTCATCGTGAGCCCCGACAAGGACCTGCTGCAGCTGGTCAACGATGAGCTGCGCATCCAGGTGCTGAACACGAAGGATGGCGAGGTCTGGCACGACCGCGAGGGTGTGAAGGCCCGCATGGGCGTGTGGCCGGAACAGGTGGTGGACTTCCTCTCCCTGCTGGGCGATGCCTCGGACAACGTGAAAGGGGTGCCTGGCATTGGCGAGAAGGGCGCGGCCCAGCTGCTGGAGAAGTTCGGCAGCCTGGATGGCGTCATCGCCGCCAAGTTCGAGCTGAAGCCCAAGCAGCGCGAAGGCTTGGAGGCCTCGCTGGATCCCGAATCCGGCTGGCTGGAGCTGACCCGCCGCCTGGTCACCGTGGTGACGGACCTGCAGCTGGCCCTGCACCCGAAGGATCTGGCCTATCCAGGTGTGGATGAGGCCAGGGCCCGGGAGACCTTCAAGGAACTGGGTTTCCAGACCCTCACCAAGGAGTTCACCCAGAGCGCCCAGCAGTCCGGCAGCGCCCGGACCTACCGCGCCGCCACGACCCTCGCCGATCTGGAAACCGCCGTGGCCGCCTGCCGCACTGCCGGGCGCTTTGGGCTGGATACGGAAACCACGAGCATCGATCCCACACGGGGTCACATCGTGGGCTTGAGTCTGGCCTGGGCACCGAACGAGGGCCTCTACGTGCCGCTGGCGCACCTGAAGCCCGCCACGGCGGATACAGAAGGCTCCTTGCCGGGCCTGCTGCCGGACAGCGGCCTGCCCGAGACCCTGCTCGATCTGCGGGGCGACGCCGTGGCTTTCTTCGCGGAGCTGGCGCCCCACCTGGATCCGCGCAACCTGCCCTTTGCCGAGGCCCAACGCATTCTGGCACCGCTATTGGCCGATCCCGCCGTGGGCAAGTGCGGCCAGAACCTGAAGTACGACCTGCAGGTGTTCGCACGGCATGGCCTGCCGGTGGAAGGGCTGGCGGATGACAGCATGATCCTGAGCTTCCTGTTGGAGAGTGGCGTGCGCCACAACCTGGACGATCTCTCCGTGCGCCTGCTGGATGTGAAACCCATCGCCTTTGAAGAGGTGGTGGGGAAGGGCAAGGCCCAGAAGCGCTTCGACGAGGCTGTCTTCGAGCAGGCGGTGCAGTACGCCGCCGAGGATGCCGACCTGGCTCTGCGCCTGTGCGACAAGCTGCGGGAGAAACTCACCGATGACCAACTGAAGCGGCTCTACGCGGACGTGGACCTGCCCCTGGTGGAGGTGTTGGCGGCGCTGGAGGGCCACGGTGTCCGCCTGGATTTGACGGTCTTATCCCAACTCGCCATGCGCATGCATGGCGAGCGTGAGCGCGCCTCCGCGCGCGTCATCGAGCTCGCTGGCGAGGCCTTCAACCTGAACAGCCCCACTCAGCTGGGCGCCATTCTCTTCGGCAAACTGGGCTACAAGCCCGTGAAGTTCACCGGGAAGACCAAGGCGCCCAGCACCGATGAGGACGTGCTGCAGGAACTGGCGGAGAACCAGGGCGCCGAGATCGCCCGGGAACTGCTGCGTCACCGCCAGATGGTGAAGCTGCTGGGCACCTACGTGGAGGCCCTGCCTCAGATGGTGAACCCCGTGACGGGGCGCGTGCACACCAAGCTGCACCAGGCGGTGGTGGCCTCAGGGCGCCTGGCCTCCAACGATCCGAACCTGCAGAACATCCCCATCCGCACCGAAGAGGGCCGCGCCATCCGCGGCGCCTTCGTGCCCGAGCCCGGCTGGGTGCTGCTGGACGCGGACTACAGCCAGATCGAGCTGCGCGTGGTGGCAGCCCTGGCGGAGGATCCGGTGCTGCTCGGTGCCTTCGCAGCCGGAGAGGACATCCACCGCCGCACGGCGTCTGAAGTCTTCAATGTGCCCATGGAGCAGGTCACCTCGGATCAGCGCAGCGCCTCCAAGGCCGTGAACTTTGGCCTGCTCTATGGCCAGGGGGCCTTCGCCTTGGCGGCCAACATCGGCGTCAGCCAGAAGGAGGCCAAGGCTTTCATCGAACGTTATTTTGAGCGCATGCCTAAGGTAGCCGCCTGGATCGAAGGTGCCAAGGAAAAGGCGCTCGCTGAAGGCCTCGTGCGCACCCACTGGGGCCGCATCCGCCGCATCCCCGAGCTGGAGAGCCCCAACAAGCAGTTCCAGGCCCAGGGCCTGCGCGAAGCGGTGAACACCATTGTGCAGGGGACGGCGGCGGACCTCATGCGGCGGGCCATGGTGCGCCTGCACCGCAGCCTGAAGGCCGAGGGCCTGCGGGCGCGGCTGCTGCTGCAGGTCCACGATGAACTGCTCATGGAAGCCCCGCCTGAGGAAGTGGAGCGGGCCTCAGCTTTGTTGAAGGAAGCCATGGAAGGGGCTGATGATCTGGGCCCCCTGGGCGTGAAGCTGGCCGCGGAAGTCCGCACCGGCGACAGCTGGCTGGCCTGTAAGTAG
- the tpx gene encoding thiol peroxidase, whose translation MAVITLNGTPIHTCGDLPLPGQPTPFFTLTRTDLREVTSADLEGKRVLLSIFPSLDMATCAKSMMTFSALAADLKDTVLLCVSMDLPFAQGYFCGSHGLDRAEPVSAFRHPDFGTAFGVTLVDGPMRGLFARAVVALDENGIVSHSELVAEITREPNYDLAIQAIRGHHHPCPEDALESAE comes from the coding sequence ATGGCCGTCATCACCCTGAACGGAACCCCCATCCACACCTGCGGTGACCTGCCTTTGCCCGGGCAGCCGACTCCCTTTTTCACCCTCACCCGCACCGATCTCCGGGAAGTCACCAGCGCGGATCTGGAAGGGAAGCGGGTGCTCCTGAGCATCTTTCCCAGCCTGGACATGGCCACCTGCGCCAAGAGCATGATGACCTTCAGCGCCTTGGCGGCCGATCTGAAGGACACGGTGCTGCTCTGCGTCTCCATGGACCTGCCCTTCGCCCAGGGCTACTTCTGCGGGTCCCACGGCCTGGATCGCGCCGAACCCGTGTCCGCGTTCCGGCATCCGGATTTCGGCACGGCCTTCGGCGTCACCCTGGTGGATGGCCCGATGCGCGGCCTCTTCGCCCGAGCCGTCGTGGCCCTGGATGAAAACGGCATCGTATCCCACTCGGAACTGGTTGCGGAGATCACCCGGGAGCCCAACTACGACCTGGCCATCCAGGCCATCCGCGGCCACCACCACCCCTGCCCGGAGGATGCGCTGGAAAGCGCAGAGTAG
- a CDS encoding sensor histidine kinase, giving the protein MQSLNLSWKWYWGIWGLMGLYMTTWDMALYPSSPVLRLLTMNLLQNGAWGLLGLFLIWLAHSHPIESFTWTGWRVWCLHLLASVVVAALGLLVAYLISLLVQSNEWKTLDWAMIRRALPRFFRAYFHTNLLFMWAVVGAFHGLRLYRKYKTREVEAARLEARFAEAQNLALRMQLQPHFLFNTLNSISALVHSSPEGADEMIGRLGDFLRKTLDAPPDQFVPLGRELAFIQDYLAIEQIRFQDRLQVVIQIPEALMNLPVPCFILQPLVENALKHGLSDRPQGGTLHLGAAFESGKLVLEIRDDGEGYLPGREGVGLANVRSRLDLLYKGRHRLEIKGSRGHGTQVTLRLPIDVDEVTGADAMVAP; this is encoded by the coding sequence ATGCAAAGCCTGAACCTGAGCTGGAAGTGGTACTGGGGGATATGGGGCCTGATGGGGCTCTACATGACCACCTGGGACATGGCGCTTTACCCCTCCAGCCCGGTGCTTCGTCTCCTGACCATGAATCTGTTGCAGAACGGAGCCTGGGGGCTGCTGGGGCTTTTCCTGATCTGGTTGGCCCACAGCCATCCCATCGAATCCTTTACTTGGACCGGCTGGCGCGTGTGGTGCCTGCACCTGCTGGCCAGCGTGGTGGTGGCTGCGCTTGGGCTCCTTGTGGCCTACCTCATCTCGCTGCTGGTGCAGTCGAACGAATGGAAGACGCTGGACTGGGCCATGATCCGCAGGGCACTGCCGCGGTTCTTCCGCGCATACTTCCACACCAACCTCCTCTTCATGTGGGCCGTGGTCGGCGCCTTTCACGGCCTGCGGCTATATCGGAAATACAAGACACGTGAGGTGGAGGCCGCTCGGCTTGAAGCCCGCTTCGCCGAAGCCCAGAACCTCGCTCTGCGCATGCAGCTGCAGCCGCACTTCCTCTTCAACACCCTCAATTCGATTTCAGCCCTGGTGCATTCCAGCCCTGAGGGCGCTGACGAGATGATCGGCCGTCTGGGTGATTTCCTCAGAAAGACACTGGATGCGCCGCCGGACCAGTTCGTGCCGCTGGGGCGGGAACTCGCGTTCATCCAGGATTATCTGGCCATCGAGCAGATCCGCTTCCAGGATCGCCTGCAGGTGGTGATCCAGATCCCCGAGGCGCTCATGAATTTGCCTGTCCCTTGTTTCATCCTCCAGCCCCTGGTGGAAAACGCGTTGAAGCATGGATTGTCGGACCGGCCGCAGGGGGGAACGTTGCATCTGGGGGCGGCTTTCGAAAGCGGGAAGCTGGTCCTGGAGATTCGTGATGATGGTGAAGGGTACCTCCCAGGGCGCGAGGGCGTGGGCTTGGCGAACGTCAGGTCCAGGCTCGACCTGCTCTACAAGGGGCGACATCGCCTGGAAATCAAGGGCAGCCGCGGCCACGGGACCCAGGTGACGCTTCGCCTCCCCATTGATGTCGATGAAGTCACCGGGGCCGACGCCATGGTGGCGCCATGA
- a CDS encoding LytTR family DNA-binding domain-containing protein, giving the protein MNLRALVVDDEPLARQRIRHLLKRVTDIEVVQECGNGLEALKAIEDLAPDLVFLDVQMPELDGFGVVEAVGAARMPPTLFVTAHDQHALRAFEVHALDYLLKPFSAERFHQALERARRWCAPHLAGGAPDLAALIEGVRQERPWVDRLLVRQGERHVLVRTSTIQWIEAEDNYVRLHVEGTSHLMRQTMTGLLARLNPAQFRRIHRSAIVNLDCIREFQPWSGGDHLVIMRDGTKLTLSRTFRDQFGEWL; this is encoded by the coding sequence ATGAATCTCCGTGCCCTGGTGGTGGATGATGAACCACTGGCCCGCCAGCGCATCCGGCACCTGTTGAAGCGGGTCACGGACATCGAGGTGGTTCAGGAATGCGGCAATGGTCTGGAGGCCCTGAAGGCCATCGAGGATTTGGCGCCCGACCTGGTGTTCCTGGACGTCCAAATGCCCGAGCTGGATGGATTCGGCGTGGTGGAGGCGGTGGGGGCCGCCCGCATGCCGCCCACGTTGTTCGTCACCGCCCACGACCAGCACGCGCTCCGCGCCTTTGAAGTCCACGCCCTGGATTACCTGCTGAAGCCCTTTTCCGCGGAGCGCTTCCACCAGGCTTTGGAACGGGCCCGCCGCTGGTGCGCGCCTCATCTGGCCGGCGGCGCTCCCGACTTGGCTGCCCTCATCGAAGGCGTTCGGCAGGAGCGGCCCTGGGTGGACCGCCTGCTGGTGCGCCAGGGCGAACGCCACGTGCTGGTGCGGACTTCGACCATCCAGTGGATCGAGGCTGAGGACAACTACGTGCGGCTGCATGTGGAGGGAACCTCCCACCTGATGCGCCAGACCATGACCGGCCTGCTGGCACGGCTGAACCCCGCGCAGTTCCGGCGCATCCACCGCTCCGCCATCGTGAACCTCGATTGCATCCGCGAATTCCAGCCCTGGTCTGGCGGCGATCATCTGGTGATCATGCGGGACGGCACCAAGCTCACCCTGAGCCGCACCTTCCGGGATCAGTTCGGGGAATGGCTCTAA
- the purD gene encoding phosphoribosylamine--glycine ligase: MKILLLGSGGREHALALKLKASATAVELVSAPGSDALAELGTCVKLDLERPVEVAQWCAAHRPDLVVAGPEVPLVAGVADAIRALGIPVFGHDAATAHLEGSKAFAKAFMQRHGIPTAASHTITDLAAGEALVRGWTHGFPIVLKADGLAAGKGVVLAQTEAEALETFRAFMAGQFGDASRTVVFEAPLVGMELSLHVLVDVDADHAAYALLPACQDHKRIFEGDQGPNTGGMGAFGPLPFLRPEDIERMRVDLVEPTVKGLQKDGLVARGVLFLGVMWTAQGPELLEYNVRFGDPETQVLMQLLDEDLVSLLLEVAEGRFAPRTLKLKPHTAIAVVLAAEGYPETAKKGVPITLGAPGTTLIHAGTKRQDGQWVTNGGRVMNLATSAPDLATARDAIDASLSQVQWPGMQVRRDIGLKALRHAQAGKTVQDAW, translated from the coding sequence ATGAAGATCCTGCTCCTCGGCTCTGGCGGCCGGGAACACGCCCTGGCTTTGAAACTCAAGGCCTCGGCCACAGCCGTGGAACTGGTGTCGGCACCCGGCAGCGATGCGCTGGCGGAGCTGGGCACCTGCGTGAAGCTGGATTTGGAGCGGCCCGTCGAGGTGGCCCAGTGGTGCGCCGCCCACCGCCCCGACCTGGTGGTGGCCGGGCCGGAAGTGCCCCTGGTGGCCGGTGTAGCCGATGCGATACGGGCTCTGGGCATTCCTGTCTTCGGCCACGATGCGGCCACGGCGCACCTGGAAGGCAGCAAGGCCTTCGCCAAGGCCTTCATGCAGCGGCACGGCATCCCCACCGCCGCCAGCCACACCATCACCGATCTGGCTGCGGGAGAAGCCCTCGTGCGGGGATGGACGCACGGCTTTCCCATTGTGCTGAAGGCCGATGGCCTCGCCGCAGGCAAGGGCGTGGTGCTCGCACAAACGGAGGCGGAGGCGCTGGAAACCTTCCGGGCCTTCATGGCGGGCCAGTTCGGCGATGCCAGCCGCACCGTGGTTTTCGAGGCGCCATTGGTGGGCATGGAGCTTTCGCTGCACGTGCTGGTGGATGTGGATGCGGATCATGCCGCCTACGCGCTGCTGCCCGCCTGCCAAGATCACAAGCGCATCTTCGAGGGCGATCAGGGCCCCAACACCGGTGGCATGGGTGCCTTCGGCCCCTTGCCGTTCCTGCGTCCCGAGGACATCGAACGCATGCGGGTGGACCTGGTGGAACCTACCGTGAAGGGCCTGCAGAAGGATGGTCTGGTGGCCCGCGGCGTGCTTTTCTTGGGCGTCATGTGGACGGCCCAAGGGCCGGAACTGCTGGAATACAACGTGCGCTTCGGCGATCCCGAAACCCAGGTGCTCATGCAGCTGCTGGACGAAGACCTCGTCTCCCTGCTGCTGGAAGTGGCCGAAGGTCGTTTTGCACCGCGCACGTTGAAGCTCAAGCCCCACACGGCCATCGCCGTGGTGCTGGCTGCGGAAGGCTACCCCGAAACCGCCAAGAAGGGCGTGCCCATCACCCTCGGCGCCCCCGGCACCACGCTTATCCACGCCGGCACCAAGCGGCAGGACGGCCAGTGGGTGACGAACGGCGGTCGCGTCATGAACCTCGCCACCTCCGCGCCCGACCTGGCCACAGCCCGCGACGCCATCGACGCTTCGCTGTCCCAGGTGCAGTGGCCCGGCATGCAGGTGCGTCGCGACATCGGACTGAAGGCGCTGCGCCATGCCCAGGCGGGGAAGACCGTTCAGGACGCTTGGTAG
- a CDS encoding 3-hydroxyacyl-CoA dehydrogenase family protein, whose amino-acid sequence MDIQRVGVVGCGLMGAGIAQCAAESGFEVWIKEADEALLDRGLARIAGTWDRAVAKGKATEAQREEWRRRLHGTLAFDDLASCNLVVEAIPERLDLKLQAFTHLDQVLGPEAILCTNTSSLSVAQLSPVLALQRLSRLAGLHFFNPVPAMPLVEVVRTLATGAETLADLQAFVKALGKTPVLAPDAPGFIVNRLLVPYLLDAMRCAEQRLATVEDLDMGMKLGCGHPMGPLHLSDFIGLDTMQSVAEVLFEAFGEPRFKAPALLRQLVAAGRLGRKTGSGFYCWEGEKRLEAMPL is encoded by the coding sequence ATGGACATTCAGCGTGTTGGTGTCGTCGGCTGTGGGCTCATGGGTGCAGGCATCGCCCAATGCGCCGCGGAGTCCGGCTTCGAGGTATGGATCAAGGAGGCTGACGAAGCCCTTCTGGATCGCGGGCTCGCGCGCATCGCCGGGACCTGGGATCGGGCCGTGGCCAAGGGCAAAGCCACTGAGGCCCAACGCGAGGAATGGCGTCGACGGCTCCACGGCACCCTCGCCTTCGACGATCTGGCGTCCTGCAATTTGGTGGTGGAAGCCATTCCCGAACGCCTGGATCTGAAGCTGCAGGCCTTCACCCACCTCGACCAGGTGCTGGGGCCGGAGGCCATCCTCTGCACCAACACCTCCAGCCTCTCCGTGGCCCAGCTCAGCCCCGTCCTCGCGCTGCAGCGCCTTTCCCGACTGGCGGGCCTGCACTTCTTCAATCCCGTGCCCGCCATGCCTCTGGTGGAAGTCGTCCGTACCCTGGCCACTGGCGCCGAAACCCTCGCCGATCTTCAGGCATTCGTGAAGGCCCTGGGCAAAACCCCAGTCCTGGCGCCGGACGCCCCGGGTTTCATCGTCAACCGACTGCTGGTGCCCTACCTTCTGGATGCCATGCGCTGCGCCGAGCAACGGCTGGCCACGGTGGAGGATCTGGACATGGGCATGAAGCTGGGCTGCGGGCACCCCATGGGGCCTCTGCACCTCAGCGACTTCATTGGCCTCGACACCATGCAGAGCGTGGCAGAAGTCCTCTTCGAGGCCTTCGGCGAACCCCGCTTCAAGGCCCCTGCCCTGCTCCGCCAGCTGGTGGCGGCCGGTCGTCTGGGGCGGAAGACGGGTTCGGGTTTCTACTGCTGGGAGGGCGAAAAACGTCTGGAGGCGATGCCCCTGTGA
- a CDS encoding DinB family protein, producing the protein MSGALKDLLAHQAWADAKFFSAWQRSGLLQDEELRIRADHQVTVLEAFLHLLKGGEVALPERPIAGFHELQARCGAAHQVYLALGHSLDSTTLERTLRVPWFPEPPCVLSVADLLLQVCMHSQHHRGQNMARLRALGGQVINVDYIIWLWKQKPEARWS; encoded by the coding sequence ATGAGCGGCGCCTTGAAGGACTTGCTGGCCCACCAGGCCTGGGCGGATGCGAAATTCTTCTCGGCCTGGCAGAGGTCGGGCCTGTTGCAGGATGAGGAACTGCGGATCCGGGCTGATCACCAGGTCACGGTGCTGGAGGCCTTCCTCCACCTGCTGAAAGGGGGGGAGGTGGCGCTTCCTGAACGGCCCATTGCGGGCTTTCATGAACTTCAGGCCCGTTGCGGAGCGGCCCACCAGGTGTACCTGGCCCTGGGCCACAGCCTCGACAGCACCACCCTGGAGCGGACCCTGAGGGTGCCCTGGTTCCCGGAGCCACCCTGCGTGCTCAGCGTGGCCGACCTCCTCCTGCAGGTCTGCATGCACAGCCAGCACCACCGCGGACAGAACATGGCCCGCCTGCGCGCCTTGGGCGGGCAGGTGATCAATGTGGATTACATCATCTGGCTCTGGAAGCAGAAGCCGGAGGCGCGCTGGTCCTAG
- the speA gene encoding biosynthetic arginine decarboxylase produces MKHWTVQDAASLYGIREWGNGYFGINAKGHLEITPTKDESLSCDVYEIVQHLKKKGIRTPVNLRFPQVLAHRVIEVNEAFRHAIIEFGYEGGYQGVYPVKTNQTKEVVEEIIRAGNKYHYGLEAGSKPELMIALSLDLHPEALVLCNGYKDESFIRMALLARKAGRKVVITVEKMTELPLILKVAKELKVEPLIGLRAKLNAQGSGKWETSAGDHAKFGLTTREILDAIEVLEKRDLLDSIIELHFHIGSQITDIRKVKSAMKEATRIYAKLRKMGVPIRYLNVGGGLGVDYDGSKTTFSSSMNYTIAEYAADVVYTTKDICAQEQVPMPDLLSESGRAIVAYHQVVVVDIIGLIDTTHTKYSVTLTGNEPQILKELAYTRDNISIKNFSEMYHDAITQKDEMLTLFNLGYLGLEDRSKGETLFWEVCRKLSRILSNKSLKYVPEEFQDLNKSLADKLIANFSIFQSMPDHWAIEQLFPVMPIHRLKEKPGLSATLCDITCDSDGKMEKFIDLKDVRDEIPLHEPRGGESYYVAFFLTGAYQDILGMRHNLFGAPNEAHIMVHEDDTFKVQHIVKGDTVDHVLRSVHYDPDVLIQGPQTKRKASVKNDAAEALRALLTEERNLHTYLEI; encoded by the coding sequence ATGAAGCACTGGACGGTCCAGGATGCCGCGAGCCTGTACGGCATCCGCGAGTGGGGCAATGGCTACTTTGGCATCAACGCCAAGGGCCATCTCGAAATCACACCCACCAAGGACGAGTCCCTCAGTTGCGACGTCTATGAGATCGTCCAGCATCTGAAGAAGAAGGGCATTCGCACCCCCGTGAATTTGCGGTTTCCGCAAGTGCTGGCCCACCGGGTCATCGAAGTGAACGAGGCCTTCCGCCACGCCATCATCGAGTTCGGCTATGAGGGCGGCTACCAGGGCGTCTACCCCGTGAAGACCAACCAGACCAAGGAAGTGGTCGAGGAGATCATCCGCGCCGGGAACAAGTACCACTACGGGCTGGAGGCCGGCTCCAAGCCCGAGCTCATGATCGCCCTCAGCCTGGATCTCCACCCAGAGGCCCTGGTGCTCTGCAACGGCTACAAGGATGAGAGTTTCATCCGCATGGCCCTGCTGGCCCGCAAGGCCGGGCGCAAGGTGGTGATCACCGTCGAGAAGATGACGGAGCTGCCCCTCATCCTGAAAGTGGCCAAGGAACTGAAGGTCGAGCCCCTCATCGGCCTGCGCGCCAAGCTCAACGCCCAGGGCTCGGGCAAGTGGGAGACCAGCGCCGGTGATCATGCGAAATTCGGCCTCACCACCCGCGAAATCCTCGATGCCATCGAGGTGCTGGAGAAGCGCGACCTGCTGGACAGCATCATCGAACTTCACTTCCACATCGGCAGCCAGATCACGGACATCCGCAAGGTCAAGTCGGCCATGAAGGAGGCCACCCGCATCTACGCCAAGCTCCGCAAGATGGGCGTGCCCATCCGCTACCTCAACGTGGGCGGCGGCCTGGGCGTGGACTATGACGGCTCGAAGACCACCTTCAGCAGCTCCATGAACTACACCATCGCCGAATACGCGGCCGACGTGGTCTACACCACCAAGGACATCTGCGCCCAGGAGCAGGTGCCCATGCCGGATCTGCTCAGTGAATCGGGCCGCGCCATCGTGGCCTACCACCAGGTGGTGGTGGTCGACATCATCGGCCTCATCGACACCACCCACACCAAATACTCCGTGACCCTCACGGGCAATGAGCCCCAGATCCTCAAGGAGCTGGCCTACACGCGGGACAACATCTCCATCAAGAACTTCTCAGAGATGTACCACGACGCCATCACCCAGAAGGACGAGATGCTCACGCTCTTCAACCTGGGCTATCTGGGCCTGGAGGATCGCTCCAAGGGCGAGACGCTGTTCTGGGAAGTCTGCCGGAAGCTCTCGCGCATCCTCAGCAACAAGAGCCTGAAGTACGTGCCCGAGGAATTCCAGGATCTCAACAAGAGCCTGGCCGACAAGCTCATCGCCAACTTCAGCATTTTCCAATCCATGCCCGACCACTGGGCCATCGAGCAGCTCTTCCCCGTCATGCCCATCCACCGCCTCAAGGAAAAGCCCGGTCTGTCGGCGACGCTCTGCGACATCACCTGCGACAGCGACGGCAAGATGGAGAAGTTCATCGACCTGAAGGATGTGCGCGACGAGATCCCGCTCCACGAGCCCCGGGGCGGCGAATCCTACTACGTGGCCTTCTTCCTCACCGGCGCCTACCAGGACATCCTGGGCATGCGGCACAACCTCTTCGGCGCGCCCAATGAGGCGCACATCATGGTCCACGAGGACGACACCTTCAAGGTGCAGCACATCGTCAAGGGCGACACCGTCGACCACGTGCTGCGCAGCGTCCACTACGATCCCGATGTGCTCATCCAGGGGCCCCAGACCAAGCGGAAGGCCAGCGTGAAGAACGACGCGGCCGAGGCCCTGCGCGCCCTCCTCACGGAAGAGCGCAACCTGCACACCTATCTTGAAATCTAG